A single Brachionichthys hirsutus isolate HB-005 chromosome 17, CSIRO-AGI_Bhir_v1, whole genome shotgun sequence DNA region contains:
- the jupa gene encoding junction plakoglobin a: protein MQMSEPKSGLVKVTEWQQTNYSTDSGIQSRATTINDDGEFTSKQYTMTTTVTQEDPGLDNPTRAQRVRAAIFPETLEAGTTILSTMQTDPSQMTNVQKLAEPSQMLKAAIIHLINYQDDAELATRAMPELTKLLNDEDPVVVSKAAQIVNQLTRKDASRRALMQSPQMVAAVVRAMQNTSDMETARATASILHNLSHQREGMLSIFKSGGIPALVRMLSSPMESVLFYAITTLHNLLLHQEGAKMAVRLADGLQRMVPLLNKSNPKFLAITTDCLQLLSYGNQESKLIILANRGPEGLVHIMRSYNYEKLLWTTSRVLKVLSVCPSNKPAIVEAGGMQALGKHLTGSTQRLMQNCLWTLRNLSDAATKEEGMDSLLQVLVGLLSSEDLNMLTCATGILSNLTCNNAYNKSLVTQNNGVEALIHAILRAGEKEDVTEPAICALRHLTSRHQQAEMAQNAVRMHYGIPAIVKLLQPPYHWPVVKAVVGLIRNLALCPENQAPLRDAGAIPRLVNLLLKAHQDAQKHGSSAQQTYQDGVRMEEIVEGCTGALHILARDPINRAEIANLQTIPLFVQLLYSPVDNVKRVAAGVLCELALDKSSAELIDSEGASPPLMELLHSNNEGIATYAAAVLFRISEDKNSDYKKRMSMELTHTLFKIDKEAWEMAQNSVPMDGPYPDELDAGFQGYGGGYPADMPMDGMEGVMIPDDYQGSIAYDRQAYPEY, encoded by the exons ATGCAGA TGAGCGAGCCTAAAAGCGGCCTGGTGAAGGTTACGGAGTGGCAGCAGACGAATTATAGCACGGACTCCGGCATCCAGTCCAGAGCAACCACGATCAATGATGACGGCGAGTTCACCTCGAAGCAATACACCATGACCACCACCGTCACACAGGAAGATCCTG GCTTGGACAACCCTACCAGAGCCCAGCGGGTGCGAGCTGCGATCTTCCCGGAGACTCTGGAGGCGGGCACCACCATCTTGTCCACGATGCAGACAGACCCGTCCCAGATGACCAACGTCCAGAAGCTGGCCGAGCCCTCCCAGATGCTCAAGGCGGCCATCATTCATCTGATCAACTACCAGGACGATGCTGAGCTGGCCACGCGCGCCATGCCTGAGCTCACGAAGCTGCTCAACGACGAAGACCCA GTCGTGGTCAGCAAAGCGGCGCAGATTGTCAACCAGCTGACGCGCAAAGACGCGTCGCGCCGCGCGCTGATGCAGTCCCCCCAGATGGTGGCCGCCGTGGTGCGAGCGATGCAGAACACCAGCGACATGGAGACGGCGCGGGCCACAGCCAGCATCCTGCACAACCTGTCCCACCAGAGGGAGGGCATGCTCTCCATTTTCAAGTCCGGAGGAATCCCGGCTTTGGTCCGCATGCTCAG CTCACCGATGGAGTCTGTGCTGTTCTATGCCATCACTACGCTCCAtaacctgctgctgcaccagGAAGGAGCAAAGATGGCGGTCCGTCTGGCCGACGGCCTGCAGAGGATGGTTCCGCTGCTGAACAAGAGCAACCCGAAGTTCCTGGCCATCACCACGGactgtctgcagctgctgtcttACGGCAACCAGGAGAGCAAG ctcatcatcttggccaacaggGGTCCCGAGGGTCTCGTTCACATCATGAGGAGCTACAACTATGAAAAGCTGCTGTGGACCACGAGCCGTGTGCTTAAAGTCCTCTCCGTATGCCCCAGCAACAAGCCCGCCATCGTCGAGGCCG GTGGGATGCAGGCTCTGGGTAAACATCTGACAGGCTCCACCCAGCGTCTGATGCAGAACTGTCTGTGGACTCTTAGGAACCTCTCTGATGCTGCCACCAAGGAG gAGGGGATGGACAGTCTGCTGCAGGTGTTGGTGGGCCTGCTTAGTTCCGAGGACCTCAACATGCTCACCTGCGCCACGGGCATCCTGTCGAACCTTACGTGCAACAATGCCTACAATAAATCTCTGGTGACTCAAAACAATGGCGTGGAGGCTCTGATCCACGCCATACTGCGTGCCGGCGAGAAGGAGGACGTGACCGAACCTGCCATTTGTGCGCTGCGCCACCTGACTTCACGCCACCAACAGGCTGAGATGGCTCAGAATGCTGTGAGGATGCACTATGGCATCCCCGCCATCGTCAAGCTGCTCCAGCCGCCCTACCACTGGCCTGTTGTCAAG GCTGTGGTTGGCCTAATCCGCAACTTGGCCCTGTGCCCGGAGAACCAGGCTCCTTTGAGGGATGCTGGAGCGATCCCCCGTCTGGTCAACCTGCTGCTCAAAGCCCACCAGGACGCCCAGAAACACGGCTCGTCCGCCCAGCAGACATACCAG gaCGGAGTGAGGATGGAGGAGATCGTGGAGGGCTGCACGGGAGCGTTGCACATCCTGGCCAGGGATCCCATCAACAGAGCAGAGATAGCCAACCTGCAGACCATTCCTCTGTTTGTCCAG CTGCTCTACTCCCCCGTGGATAACGTTAAGCGCGTGGCGGCCGGCGTCCTCTGCGAGCTGGCTCTCGACAAATCGTCAGCCGAGCTCATCGACAGCGAGGGGGCGTCGCCTCCGCTGATGGAGCTGCTGCACTCCAACAACGAGGGCATTG CTACCTACGCTGCAGCTGTGCTGTTCCGCATCTCAGAGGACAAGAACTCGGACTACAAAAAGCGAATGTCCATGGAGCTCACGCACACTCTCTTCAAGATCGATAAGGAGGCCTGGGAGATG GCACAAAACAGTGTCCCAATGGATGGACCCTATCCAGACG AGCTGGATGCCGGTTTCCAAGGTTATGGAGGAGGATATCCAGCTGATATGCCCATGGATGGCATGGAAGGAGTTATGATCCCAGACGATTACCAAGGCAGCATCGCCTACGACAGACAAGCGTACCCTGAATACTGA
- the hap1 gene encoding LOW QUALITY PROTEIN: trafficking kinesin-binding protein 1 (The sequence of the model RefSeq protein was modified relative to this genomic sequence to represent the inferred CDS: substituted 1 base at 1 genomic stop codon) codes for MAHSKPDAPEVCVVSLSQQGASTHLDSRSTFSPNEGQAEVFGALDVAPQALHLASPGNFRDLEQQPRHSVSTLTDLCSDLPELEIVSLLSEGQPNYTLRADSVFGYDNADWLHTPLLPPQVVLGLTHEQIEETFKYFSSEEGGNYRMDAGETESSFYSVDMEVWSSSTSEEEGEEKSLAEGALVKEKECHNSNNNNNNNNNNNNKGSLCQEVTQVLCSDRVGQVTKTYHDIKAVTHLLEEKERDLELAARIGQSLLKRNHELTARNEMLDEQLEIAKEEIAQLRHELSMRDDLLQFYASTEEIETAESHLQIKRNESCSSLSSLVHYDFLQQKLNGLEDENRRLRLEASELTAKTTNYEEQEQELMKVCVEELSSVNKQVVDLSEELARKAEDSLRQQEEISALLAQIVDLQARCKGLTHENEELNQYLGASRESRLHLKSELKDLQDKYSQCEDMLREARKDIKNLRNKSLPNSTVQRYRSLNSVLPMDSLAAEIEGTFRKGLDTPAPAEYKNHQWRVFETVKVVNKAVRMRSQCHSPALPGSSPPSARSSCASTPRTSYYGSDTASMTLEDKPSSDNAQKGDTSGPKRLGQPGTPGGRDLEAALRSLSARQQNHSSERPFFDVERELKLQALAVKREEAEGSSGFLTPNYSLASSPAASTGTNYSNGSSRHSCGSSGGSRSYLPDRLQIVKPLEGSVTLHQWQQLAKPNLGGVLHPRPGVLTKDFRELEVDIQHVYSLNDLEEDEPDLSHLSGAHGIVXRSFSPSVTSPSGPNLPQTSPTHTITTCQVHQPSLLIPSFSTSLHSFGLPSFGNCELIRNSSPSQQHHVGLGGQIAATTTTNAASSPLGLLQLLQERGISASPFPHHNPHYSHHTKATTGKDKGGSSSLDSEEERRVFSLNLVEKLQSLGLHRVAAWGMRGHDEAGKQPDIL; via the exons ATGGC CCACTCCAAGCCTGATGCCCCAGAAGTCTGCGTTGTGTCCCTGAGCCAGCAGGGGGCTTCA ACCCACCTGGACTCCAGGTCAACCTTCTCCCCCAATGAGGGGCAGGCGGAGGTATTCGGGGCCCTGGATGTGGCCCCGCAGGCCCTTCATCTGGCTTCACCTGGGAACTTTAGGGACCTGGAACAACAACCGCGCCACAGCGTGTCGACTTTAACAG ATCTTTGCTCGGACCTGCCAGAGCTGGAGATTGTGAGCCTCCTGTCGGAGGGTCAGCCCAACTACACCCTTCGAGCTGACTCTGTGTTCGGATACGACAATGCCGACTGGCTACACACCCCGCTGCTGCCGCCACAAGTTGTTCTAGGACTCACACACGAGCAGATAGAAGAGACGTTCAAGTACTTCT catcagaggaaggagggaattATCGGATGGACgcaggagagacggagagcaGCTTTTATTCGGTCGACATGGAGGTGTGGAGCTCCTCTACATCTGAGGAAGAAGGGGAAGAGAAAAGCCTTGCGGAAGGAGCATTGGTGAAGGAGAAGGAATGCCACAAcagcaataacaacaataataataataataataataataataagggaAGTCTTTGCCAGGAGGTGACACAAG tgCTGTGCTCAGACAGAGTGGGCCAGGTCACCAAGACGTATCATGACATCAAGGCAGTCACCCACCTCCTGGAGGAG AAAGAACGGGATCTGGAATTGGCGGCACGGATTGGTCAGTCTCTCCTGAAGCGGAACCATGAACTGACGGCACGCAATGAAATGTTAGACGAACAGCTTGAAATTGCAAAGGAAGAg ATTGCTCAACTTCGTCACGAGCTCTCGATGCGGGACGACCTCCTTCAGTTCTACGCCAGCACCGAGGAGATCGAGACCGCTGAATCGCACCTGCA aattaaaagaaatgaaTCGTGCAGTTCTCTGAGCAGCTTGGTCCACTATgacttcctgcagcagaaactgaATGGGTTGGAGGACGAGAACCGCCGACTGCGATTGGAG gcCAGTGAACTCACGGCGAAGACGACCAACTACGAGGAGCAAGAACAGGAGCTGATGAAGGTCTGCGTGGAAGAACTCT CGTCTGTCAATAAGCAGGTGGTCGACCTGTCGGAGGAGCTGGCCAGGAAGGCGGAGGACTCCCTCCGACAGCAGGAGGAGATCAGCGCGCTGCTCGCTCAGATTGTTGACCTGCAGGCCCGTTGCAAAGGG CTCACGCATGAGAACGAGGAGCTGAATCAATACCTTGGCGCCTCCCGCGAGAGCCGGCTCCACCTTAAATCAGAG CTCAAGGACCTGCAGGACAAGTACTCCCAGTGTGAGGACATGCTCCGCGAGGCCCGAAAGGACATCAAGAACTTGCGGAATAAGAGCCTACCCAACAGCACCGTGCAGCGGTACAGATCGCTGAACTCTGTTCTCCCCATGGACTCCCTGGCAGCCGAAATAGAGGGCACCTTCCGCAAAGGCCTGGACACCCCAGCCCCCGCAGAGTACAA GAACCACCAGTGGCGTGTGTTTGAAACCGTGAAGGTGGTGAACAAGGCCGTGAGGATGCGGTCCCAGTGCCACTCCCCGGCGCTTCCGGGCTCCAGCCCGCCATCCGCTCGGTCCAGTTGTGCCAGCACCCCTCGGACCAGCTACTACGGTTCAGACACTGCCAGCATGACCCTGGAGGACAAGCCCAGCTCCGATAATGCTCAGAAGGGAGACACCAG TGGACCAAAGCGTCTGGGCCAGCCCGGCACACCAGGAGGCCGGGACCTAGAAGCCGCTCTGCGCAGTTTGTCTGCCCGCCAGCAGAACCACTCCTCTGAGCGACCTTTCTTTGACGTGGAGCGCGAGCTGAAGCTCCAAGCCTTGGCTGTGAAGCGCGAAGAGGCCGAGGGCTCCAGTGGCTTCCTGACGCCGAACTACAGCCTCGCCTCCAGCCCAGCAGCATCGACGGGCACCAACTACTCCAACGGCAGCTCCAGACACTCCTGCGGCTCCTCAGGAGGGTCCAGGTCGTACCTGCCAGACCGCCTGCAGATCGTCAAACCTCTGGAAG GCTCGGTGACGCTTCATCAGTGGCAGCAGTTGGCCAAACCAAACCTGGGAGGCGTCTTGCATCCACGTCCGGGCGTCCTGACTAAAGACTTCAGGGAGCTGGAGGTGGACATCCAGCACGTCTACAGTCTGAACGATCTGGAGGAGGATGAGCCCGACCTGTCCCACCTCTCAGGAGCACATGGCATAG TTTAACGTTCCTTTTCTCCCTCCGTGACCTCACCATCAGGGCCCAACCTCCCTCAAACCTCTCCCACACATACCATTACCACCTGCCAAGTTCACCAACCCTCCCTCCTCATCCCTTCCTTCTCCACCAG CCTTCACTCTTTCGGCCTGCCATCTTTTGGGAACTGTGAGCTCATAAGGAATTCATCGCCATCTCAGCAGCATCATGTTGGCCTGGGGGGCCAGatcgccgccaccaccaccacgaaTGCAGCCTCCTCACCACTGGgactcctgcagcttctgcaaGAGCGCGGCATCTCAGCCTCTCCTTTTCCCCACCACAACCCGCACTACAGTCACCACACTAAAGCTACAACAGGAAAAGACAAAGGTGGAAGCTCCTCATTggacagtgaggaagaaagGAGAGTTTTCAGTCTGAACTTGGTGGAGAAGCTCCAGAGTCTGGGGCTGCACAGAGTGGCAGCCTGGGGGATGAGGGGCCACGATGAAGCAGGGAAGCAGCCGGACATCCTCTGA